Proteins encoded together in one Lathyrus oleraceus cultivar Zhongwan6 chromosome 5, CAAS_Psat_ZW6_1.0, whole genome shotgun sequence window:
- the LOC127081088 gene encoding uncharacterized protein LOC127081088, whose protein sequence is METRIDPSFLCKMFYYLGFDGYLYSENQGYVGGIVMGWKSDLLQLILLQKHFQFLHVRVYSGDEASWNLTAAYASPKPKRKKELWQKLIKVDTKYDIGWVLGGDFNDIKDKYEKHGGVPLLDKKRSLYDRLNECKLFDVGATGHKFTWRGVIGHGGMHVFERLDMDISNDIWRLQFPDSFLRVLNRINYSEHHPNLVSLYEDQQKSMAKDLFLDYGKFLQVYDVGCLEA, encoded by the coding sequence ATGGAGACCCGCATAGATCCTAGCTTTCTTTGTAAAATGTTTTACTACTTAGGTTTTGATGGTTATCTTTATTCTGAGAATCAAGGCTATGTTGGGGGGATTGTTATGGGTTGGAAAAGTGATCTTCTTCAACTCATTCTCCTGCAAAAGCACTTTCAATTTTTGCATGTGAGAGTTTACAGTGGGGATGAAGCTTCTTGGAATCTTACGGCTGCTTACGCTAGTCCCAAGCCTAAACGGAAGAAGGAATTATGGCAAAAGCTCATAAAGGTAGATACTAAGTATGATATTGGTTGGGTTTTAGGTGGGGATTTTAATGATATCAAGGATAAATATGAGAAACATGGTGGTGTCCCCCTCTTGGATAAGAAGCGATCCTTGTATGATAGATTAAATGAGTGCAAGCTTTTTGATGTTGGTGCTACAGGTCATAAATTCACCTGGCGTGGTGTTATTGGTCATGGAGGTATGCATGTCTTTGAAAGGTTGGATATGGATATTAGTAATGATATATGGCGGTTGCAATTTCCTGATTCCTTTCTTAGGGTGCTCAATAGAATAAATTACTCTGAGCATCATCCAAATCTTGTTTCTCTTTATGAGGACCAACAAAAATCTATGGCGAAGGACTTGTTCTTGGATTATGGAAAATTCCTTCAAGTTTATGATGTTGGCTGCCTGGAAGCCTGA